The nucleotide sequence CGACATCCTGGCCAACCCCGCCTTCTGGGTGGCCGTGCTGCGCATCGCCACGCCGCTGATCCTGGGCACGCTGGGCGTGCTGCTGTGCGAGCGCGCCGGCGTGCTGAACCTGGGCATCGAGGGCATCATGGTGGCCGGCGCCTTCACCGGCTGGCTGGCGGTGTACGCCGGCGCGCCGCTGTGGGCGGGCGTGGCGGTCGCCGCGGGCTGCGGCCTGCTGTTCGGCCTGCTGCACGCCTGGCTGACCGTGGGGCTGGCGCTGTCGCAGCACGTGGCGGGGCTGGGCATCACGCTGCTGGCCACCTCGCTGAGCTACTACGGCTACCGCGTGAGCTTTCCCAAGGTGAACACGCCGCCGACCATCCAGCCCTTCCAGCCCATGGAGCAACTGGACATCCCGGTGCTGCAGGCGCAGACGCCGCTCACGCTGCTGGCCCTGCTGCTGGTGCCGCTGGTCGCCTGGGTGCTGTACCGCACGCCGGTGGGCCTGGCCCTGCGCATGGTGGGCGAGAACCCGCAGGCCGCCGAGAGCCAGGGCGCGTCGGTCCTGGCGCTGCGCACCGGCGCCATCGCGGCCGGCTCGGCGCTGATGGGCGTGGCCGGCGCCTTCCTCACGCTCAGCGCGTTCAACTCGTTCTACTTCAACATGGTCAACGGCCGCGGCTGGATCTGCGTGGCCCTGGTCGTGTTCGCCAGCTGGAGGCCCGGCAAGGCGCTGCTGGGCGCCCTGCTGTTCGCGTTCTTCGACGCGCTGCAGCTGCGCCTGCAGCAGGCCGGCGACGCGCTGCTGCCCTACCAGGTGTACCTGATGCTGCCCTACCTGCTGTCCATCCTGGCGCTGGTGCTGGTGGCGCGGCGCGCGGCCTACCCGAAGGCGCTGATGAAGCCTTATCGCAAGGGGGAGCGCTAGCGTGGGCCTGCGCCGCGGCTCGCCCTCAGCGATTGCACCGTTGCCGCCCGTCAGCGCGCCGGCGGTTCGACGCCGAAGAAGCCGACCACGCGGGCGATGCGGCCGTCCACGTCCAGGTCCATGAAGTCCACGCCGGCGACCACCGCCTCGCCCTCGGGGCTGAGCAGCCGCCAGCCGTAGCGCAGGAACTGGTGGTGCGCGTCCAGGGCGGTGCTGCGACCGAAGCGGTGGCCGGGGAACTGCGCCAGCAGCGTGGCCCCTTGGTCGCTGATGCCGGCATGGCCGGTGGATTCGAACGGCGGGTCCACCAGGCGGCCGTGCTCGCTCCAGACCTGGCGCACCAGGGCCATGCGCCGGGCCGCGTCGGGCTCGCAGTAGGCGGCCAGGTAGGTGTCGACCATCTTTTCCAGGGCGGGGATGTTCATCGTGGGCTCCTCGAAGTGAAAGGGTGGGATCAGTGATGCCCATTCTTCGAGCCGCCCTGTTCGTCGTCGATGACCTTGCAGGTCATGCCTTATCCTGAGGCGATGCCCGATCTCACCGTCCCGACATCGCCGATGCCGCACGTGGTGCTCGAGCGCTGGCAGCATGACACCGCACACGCCGACGCCATCAGGGTGCTGCCCGACGGCTGCTGCGACCTGATCGTGCGCATGGACGTCCACGGCATGGCCGAGTGGCAGGTGTCCGCCCTCGCCCACGGCCCCCTGGACGTGCGCAGCAGGGCGGGCGACCGCTGGTGGGGCTACCGCTTGCAACCGGGTGCGAGCCTGGACGCGGCGGCGCTGCGAACCGCAGCCCAGGCACTATGGCGCGGGCTGCGGGTGCCGGCAGGGTGGGCGTCTCCGAGCGCAGCCTGGAGCGCACCACCGCACGCGCTACCGGCCAGCCGCCGCGCTACTGGCGTTCGCTATCGCGTGTGCGGCGGGCGGCAATGGCCTTGCGTTCGCCCGCGTCGCTGGCCGAGATCGCTGCCGACCATGGCTATGCCGACCAGGCTCACTTCAGCCGTGAGTGTCTGCGTTGGCTGGGCCAGTCCCCGGCACGGCTGCGTGCCTCGCCCAGGCTGCTGGCGGTGGTCGCACAGTCCGGCTACGGCTGACCGGGATCTTGAGGCGCTGGGGGTGCCACCGGCGTGCACAGCTCCACCAGCACACCGTTCAAGTCAGCCACGTAGGCGAGCGTCTGGCCCCAAGGCATGGGGGTGGGCGGCTTCACCAACCGCGCGCCCGCCCCCACCGCCCGCTGCACCGCAGCGGGAACGTCGGCGCAGGTGAAAGCCACCTCGAACACCGGCGCTGCGGCGTCCGCGGGCTGCGGGTTCTTGCCTAGCTCTCGCATCAGCCGCCGGGAGGAAAACGCCAGCGCAGTGGCACCTGTCTCCAGCTCGGCGTAGTCGCCCGACTCGTGCAAGAAGCGCCGTGCGAGGCCGAAAGCGGCCTCGTAGAAAGCCAAGGTGCGGGCCACGTCCTCGACATAAACAATGGTGTAAGCGAATCGCATGCACAGCCTCCAGTTTTACGGATCATTGCCAAACCCACAGACTAGGGCCGCCTGCTGGCGCCGTCTTGAAGGAATCCGCCAACCCGGCTGCGGCCGAGGCCGTGGCATGCTCTTTCAACCCTGACCCACCGCATACCGACACCCAACCCATGCTCGACCTCCTCATCACCCAGGCCACCCTGCCCGACGGCCGCACCGGCATGTCGGTCGCCGTGCAAGGCGGCAAGATCGTCGACGTCGCGCCCGGCCTGCAGGCGCCGGCGCACGAGACGGTGGATGCCCAGGGCTGCCTGCTCAGCCCGCCGTTCTGCGACCCGCACTTCCACATGGACGCGACGCTGAGCTACGGCCTGCCGCGCGTGAACGAGAGCGGCACCCTGCTGGAGGGCATCGCACTCTGGGGCGAGCTCAAGCCGCAGCTCAAGGCCGAGGACATGATCCGGCGCGCCCTGGCCTACTGCGACTGGGCCGTGGCGCGCGGCCTGCTGGCCATCCGCAGCCACGTGGACACCAGCGATCCCAGCCTGCTGCCGGTGCAGGCGATGCTGGAAGTCAAGAAGCAAGTGGCCGGCTACATCGACCTGCAGCTGGTGGCCTTCCCGCAGGACGGCGTGCTGAGGACGCCGGGCGGCGTGGACAGCCTCAAGCGCGCGCTCGACCTCGGCGTGGACGTGGTGGGCGGCATCCCGCACTTCGAACGCACCATGGCGCAGGGCGCCGAGAGCGTGAAGCTGCTGTGCGAGATGGCCGCCCAGCAAGGCAAGCTGGTGGACATGCACTGCGACGAGACCGACGACCCACTGTCGCGCCACATCGAGACGCTGGCCTTCGAAACCCAGCGCCTGGGCCTGCAGGGCCGGGTGAACGGCAGCCATTGCACCTCCATGCACAGCATGGACAACTATTACGTGAGCAAGCTGCTGCCGCTGATCGCCGAAAGCGGCGTGAGCGTGGTGGCCAACCCGCTGATCAACATCACCCTGCAGGGCCGGCACGACAGCTACCCCAAGCGCCGCGGCATGACCCGCGTGCCCGAGCTGATGGCCGCGGGCGTGAACGTCGCCTTCGGCCACGACTGCGTGATGGACCCCTGGTACGGCATGGGCTCGGGCGACATGCTGGAGGTGGCCCACATGGGGCTGCACGTGGCGCAGATGACCAGCCGCAAGGGCATCCAGGCCTGCTACGACGCGGTGACCGTGAACGCGGCCAAGGTGATGCACCTGGACGGCTACGGCATCGCGCCGGGCAAGGACGCCAGCTTCGTGCTGCTGCAGGCGCGGGACGTGGTGGAGGCGATCAGGTTACGGGCCAACCGGTTGAAGGTCTGGAAGAAGGGCCAGGTGCTCGCGCAGATGGCGGAGGTCCGGGCCCAGACTCACATGCCCAACCGGCCGGCGACGGTGGACTTCCTGCGCTGACGTCCTCGTCACTCACCGGGCGACCGGCGCTCACGCAAGGCCTCATACAGCCGCCCCGGCCCCATCAAAATGTCCAGCAGCCCCCGCCGGACCCGCTCGGACGCCAGTGCCTGCGCGGTCATGGATTCATTGGCCGAGCTCGCACCCATGATGGCCTCGATCAGTTGGCTGCCCAGGTCCGGCGAGTTGTGGAACTGGCCCTTGGTGTTGTTCATGGCCTGCCGCACCAGCAGGTCGGACTCCAGCAGCTTGCCCTTGATCACGTGATTGACGTACACCAGCTTGTCGTCATCCGTCACCTCACCGTCGAACAGCTCGTTTACCAGCTCCACGATCTCCGACAGCAACGCCTTCTGCTTGTCCTGCACATCCCCGCCGCCGGCCTCCCCCAGCGGCTGCAACTTGTAGTCGGCGCCAGGTTCGCTCACTGACAGCGCCAGTCGCCGCCCGCCCAGGTCTTTCAGCCGGTGGTGCGTGAGCACCACTTTCGACAGGTCGATGCCCTCGCGTTCACGCCCGAACTCCAGCAGCGGCAGCAGCCGCTTGAAGAAGATCGCCCGCTTCTCGATGGCGGTGTTGCCGTAGTCAAACATCTGCGACAGGAAGGCATAGACCCGGCCGAAGGTGCCCAGGTCGCGCTTGAACAGGATCAGCGCATTCACCGTGTCCTTGGCCTGCTGCGCGGCCTGGCTGTCCACGCCGGCGGTGGCCGATTCAGCCGCGGCCAGCACCTCGGCCGCCGCCTTGTACCACCGCAGCAGCCGGTCGGCTACCGGTTCGATGGCTGCCACCAGCGCGGCCTGCGTGCCCTTGGGGTCCAGCTCGGCCCGCGCGACGCGGTCCACCTCGAACTCGTCGTAGTGACCGGTTGCATCCAGCTTGGCGCGCAGGTCGAACACCAGGTTCGGGTCGGTCACGCCGGCCAGCTCGGCCGTGGCGTAGTAGGTCTTGAACGCCGCCAGCACCTCGTCGGGCTCGTTCACGAAGTCCAGCACGTAGGTCTCGTCCTTGACGCCATGCAGGCCGCTGTAGGCCCGGTTCAGGCGCGAGAGGGTCTGCACCGCCTGGATGCCGGCCAGCCGCTTGTCCACGTACATGCCGCACAGCAGGGGCTGGTCAAAGCCGGTCTGGAACTTGTTGGCAACCAGCAGCAACTGGTATTCGTCGGTGGCGAAGGCCTCGCGGATGCCGCGGCCCTTCAGGTTGGGGTTGAGCGCACTGGCGGCTTCGCTCACGACATCGGGCAGCAGGTCAGGCACGCTCACCTCGCCCGAGAAAGCCACCAGGGTGCGCAGCGGGTAGCCGTTGTCCTGAATGTACTTGGTCACCGCGAGCTGCCAGCGCACCGCCTCGGCCCGGCTGCCCAGCACCACCATCGCCTTGGCGTGGCCGTCCAGCAGCGGCTGCACGTTCTGGCGGAAGTGCTCCACCACCACGGCCACCTTCTGGCTGATGTTGTGCGGATGCAGGCGCACCCAGCGCATCAGGCCCTTCATCGCCGTGCTGCGCTCGACCTCCTTCTCGTCCCACTCCCTGCCTTCGTTCGCCAGCTTGAAAGCCAGCTTGTAAGGTGTGTAGTTGCGCAGCACGTCGAGGATGAAACCCTCTTCGATGGCCTGCCGCATCGAATACACATGGAACGGCGCGGGCAGGTTGTCCGGCCCGGCGGGGTGCTCGGGCGAAGGCCGGCGGCCGAACAGCTCCAGCGTCTTGGCCTTGGGCGTGGCTGTGAAGGCGATGTAGGTGATGCCGGCGGCATTCGCCCGGGCGGCCATCTGGGCGGCCAGCACGACGTCCTCGGCGCTCACGCCGCCCCCGTCGGCCAGGTCCCTTTGCTCGTCGACGCCCAGCACCTCCTTGAGCTTGGACGCCGCTTCACCGGTTTGCGAGCTGTGCGCCTCGTCCGCGATGACGGCAAAGCGCTTGCCTTCCTGCGACGCCAGCTCGCTCATCTTCTTGTGGATGGCCGGAAAGGTCTGGATCGTGCACACCACGATCTTCTTGCCGCCCGACAGCGCCTCGGCCAGCTCGCCGCTCTTGCTGCCGCCCTCGCCCTTGATCGTGGCCACCACGCCGGCAGTGCGCTCGAAGCCGAAGATCGCCTCCTGCAGCTGCGCGTCCAGCACATTGCGGTCGCTCACCACCAGCACGGTGTCGAACAGCTTCCTGTGCTGCGGATCGTGCAGGTCGGCCAGGAAGTGCGCGGCCCAGGCGATGGAATTGGTCTTGCCCGAGCCGGCCGAATGCTGGATCAGGTACTTGCCGCCCGGGCCTTCGGCCCGCACGGCGGCCAGCAGCCGGCGCGTGGCGTCGAGCTGGTGGTAGCGGGGAAACAGCACCGCCTTGACCTGCTTCCTGCCATCGCGCTGCGCCACCAGGTAGCGGCCCAGGATTTCCAGCCAGCTGTCACGCTGCCAGACCTGCTCCCACAGGTAGGCCGTGCGGTGGCCGTGCGGGTTCACCGGGTTGCCGGCGGCGCCTTCGTTGCCGATGTTGAACGGCAGGAACTGCGTGGCCAGCCCTTGCAGGCGGGTGGTCATGAAGACGCTGCTGTTGCTCAGCGCGAAATGCACCAGCGCTCCGCGCGGGAAATCCAGCAGCGGCTCGGCCGACGGCTTGCCCTTGGGCCGTGGCTGCCGATCGTTGCGGTACTGGTCCACGGCATCGTTCACGTCCTGCGTGAAGTTGCACTTGATCTCCACCGTGGCCACCGGCAAGCCGTTGAGGAACAGCACCAGGTCGATGATGTCGCCGTGGCCGGTGGGCACCTGCCGCACCACGCGCAGCCGGTTGGCGGCATAGCGCGCCTGCAGGTCAGCGTTCATCGCCAGCGCGGGCTTGAACTGCGCCAGCTGCAGCGGCTGGCGCAAGCCCAGCATCTCGATGCCGAAGCGCAGCACCTCCAGCGTGCCGCGCTCGTCCAGCTGCTTGCGCAGGCGATCCAGCAGCATGGCTTCGGCCGCCGCGCCGTGGTTCTTCGCCAGGGTTTCCCAGGCTTGCGGCTGCGTGCCCTGCACCCAGGCGAGCAGGTCGGGCGCGTAGAGGGCGCGGGACACGTCGTAGTGCCGGGCGTCGCCTGGCGCATGAAGCCAGCCGCTCGCGGCCAGGTGGGCGCAGATGTCCTCCTCGAACCGGATTTCCGTGTGCAGGCTCATGGCGCCGCCTCCTTGTTGGTCTAGCCCCACGAGCGGGTCAGCAGTTCATCCAGGGCATCGGTGATCTGCTGCCCCTGCTCTGCCAGCGAACCTACCTGCTCGCCCAGCTGGTCAATAGCCACGGACACCATGTCCAGCGGATGGAGAACGACGTCAATCCCCTTGACGCGGAACACGGGGTTCAGGCGCGAGCCTACCGTGGGACCGGAGCGCGGGAGGGCACTGCGCCGAAGCAGCGGCACCACCACCCGCCTTCGGTAGGCATCGAACAAGGATGACTGCACCACCACCACGAACGGGATCGCATCCTTCAGCGGTCCCTTGTTGCGATGGACGTCGAACTGCGGCACGACCGTGCCTACAGCGTGGAGTGCTCGTCGGCGAACGAACCGACTTTTTCATAAATCTCGTTCCAGCCCGCCGCGCAGGCGGCTGCCCATTGCTGGTGGCTGCCGCGCGCCTGCTGCTGCTGCGACACATAGTCCGCCAGCAGTTCATCGACCGTGGCCGACAGGTTGGTGCTGTACTGCCGCGCCTGCTCGATCAGGTGTTCGCTCAGGCTCAGGTTGACGGCGCGCTTGCGCGAAAGGACCGGCTCAGTCATGTTGACTCCCGTGCGCATGCCATGCGCATGAGTCGCCAGCATACACGCTCGAGCGGGCGACGTCACCTCACGGCTCACCGGACCTGTCCGCCGCTCGGTCTGCCAGCAACGAGTCGACGCTTCCACCCTTGCCCGCTCCGCGGAACGCGGTCACCCGGCCGGCGGCATCGTTCCGCGCCTCGGCAGCCCCGGAACTGGTCAGCGGGACCTGCCGCTTCACCGCGTCCAGCGTGCGGCCGTCGCGCGTCTTCCACTCCAGCCACCCGTTGTTGGTGCGGCCCAGCAGTGCCAGCGCCGCCATGCTGGGAGAGCGGAACAGGTGATCGCGCCGGAACACCACGGTGTCCCCGTGCGCCTCCATCACGCCGGACTCGAGCAGGCGCTCCCTCAGACGGCCACCGGCGGTTCCGACGATCGAGGGAACGCTCTCGCGCCGCCCCACCGACCCGGTCAACACAACGAACCCCTCCTCGGTGTACAGGCCGCGACCCTGGGTGCCGTTGGCCGTGCAGACGAACTCTTCGTCCTCCGTGCCGCCCATGGGAGACGGCTTGGCCACCGGTTCGAACAGCGGAAAGCCCAGGGTGGCGAGCAAGGTGCGGCCGGTGTCGAAGATCTCCAGGCAGTCGGCTTCCAACGGCGCCGGCGTGTGCGGGCGCGAGCCGGCGTTTCCGTTTTCGTCGCGGTAACGCCCCGCCTGCCGAGCGTGCTGCACGCAGAACCATTCCAGGAACAGCGCGTGGGTGTTGGTCAGGCTGTTGGTGCGCGACACCAGCACCAGCGCCCGCTCCCAGAACTCCTTGTCCCGGTGGTGCGCTGCGAGCCGTGCGCGCAGGTCGCCGGTCTGCCCGATGTAAACGCGCGGCTCGGCGCCATCGTCCGCACCACCGAACAGGAAGTACAGCGCCACCTGCTGGCTCTCGGGCATGCGGGCGAATTCGGGCAGCAGCTTGCGCGGCACCTCGATCACCTGGACGATGCGCGTGGTGATCTCGCCTACGCGGATGCCGCGCGGGTCGCCGTGAGGCAGGAAGATCTGGATGGTTTGCGGGCGCGGGGTAGGTGCATTTAGCATCATGCGGGCTCCAGTTCTGCAGGGACGGCTTGACGCACGTCGATCTGACCGGTGACCGCGGCGGAGATGAGGGCGGCGCGACGTTCTTGCAGTAAATATATGGCGGCGATCGCATTGTTGCTTAAGACGTCAAGCCGACAATTCTGATCTTCGATGAACTTCAAGATCAGCGCCTGCTCGTTCACGGGGGGTAGCACGACTGGAAGTTCCATGAGGTTAGTTGATGAGATAGAGGCCAGGTTCGTGCTTTGTTTTGATCGAGTCATGAAATAGAACTGCGCGTAGTCGGATCCGGTGACCGCACTTAGCCATTCCGATGACACCTCTTTCGGCCGTACCGCAAAAACGTGGTTCTGATGAACGCAATTCTCAATCTCGCCGCGCCAGATATGGCCGCGTCCAAGCTTGTCAAAGTCGCCGCCCTCGTTCATGAGAACGTCGCCCTCGCGAAGAAGATACCTCTGGAGATCGGCTCGCGGCAACTCAATCGTCGCCACATCGTCAAGGGCAAGACGACCGGCCTGGACATTTGCAACGCGAAGATAAGGCACCAACACTGTGTCTTTTCCCACGTTGTCCTTGCCTTTGGCTATGCCGGTCTGAACGCTCGCGACAAATTTGAGTCGATTGATTTTCCAATGGACTGGCACCTCGCCCAACCAAAGCAGTCCTGAGTCCTTCATTGACGCGGTTGGATCCAGCCCCTTGGTCACGGCATGGGAGATGACGGCCTGGCGCTTTTCCTTAAGCAGCGCGATCAGCTTCTCCTGCTCGTCCACCAGCACGTCGATCTTGGCGGTTTCGCGGTCGAGAAAGGAGGCAATGCCTTCCTGCTCTGGGAAAGGAGGAACAGGGGTGATGTGCGCGTTGAGCAGAGCCTTTGTCATGCTTGGCAGCGCTGTGCTCGTCGAGTAGTAGTCAAATGGAATCTTCAGGGCGGAGTAGTACGCAAACCGTCCATTGACCCCAGGCGCAATCTTGGTCCAGTACATAGTGTCGACAGTCCAGAACTTCCCTGTGACATACAGGGGGCGATCTATGGTTCCTTTCCTTCCGAGCAGCACTGACTCACCGTCGTAGAGGTAATCGGACGCCCAAGCGAAAGGGCCTCCGGAGCCGATTACTGGAAACCCTTCTTCTCGCTCAACGTGTTTGTGATCTGCGCCATTCTGAATATCAAGGAGTCGTTTGAGCGGTCCTACCTCCCAATGCGCCGGCACCTCCCCCAGCCACGCCACTCCGCTGTCCTTGTACTTCGGGTACCGCGGAAACGTCATGCCGACAGCCCCTTGATCATCTCCAGGATGCGGTCGGTCGTCTGCTTCAGTTCGGCGTCGATCTCGGCCAGCGGACGCGGGGGCTTGAAGACATAGAAGTGGCGGTTGAACGGGATCTCGTAGCCCACCTTGGTCTTGTCTTCATCGATCCAGGCGTCCGGCGCGTGCGGCAGCACCTCGCGCTGGAAATAGGCTTCCACGTCCTCCGTCAGCGGTACGTTCTCGGTGTCGCGCAGCGCGGCATCGGGCTGCGGCTTGCCTTTGAGCTTGCCGCGCTCGCCCAGCACCCGCCGTCCCTGCTCGTCCTTCAACGGGCGTTCCACGGTGATGGTGCGGTAGCCGAAATCCTCGTTCTTGAAAATACGGCTGATCGGTTTGCCGGACTCGTCGCGCGCTTCCTCGAAGTTGCCGAACAGGCGCGTGATGCGGTCGATGTGCGCATCGCTCAGCTCGCGGCGCTTGCTGCCCAGGCTCTTGCGCATCTTCTGCCACATGCCGCTGGCATCGATCAGTTGCACCTTGCCCCGGCGCTGGGCCGGCTTGCGGTTGCCCACGATCCACACATAGGTGCTGATGCCTGTGTTGTAGAACATGTCGGTGGGCAGGCCAACGATGGCTTCGAGCAGGTCGTTCTCCAGCACGTAGCGGCGGATCTCGCTCTCGCCGCTGCCGGCGCCGCCGGTGAACAAGGGCGAGCCGTTGAGCACGATGCCGAAGCGGCTGCCCCCTTCGGCTGCCGGGCGCATCTTGCTCAACAGATGCAGCAGGAACAGCATGGACCCGTCCGACACGCGCGGCAGGCCGGGGCCGAAGCGGCCGTTGTAGCCCTGTTGCTCGTGTTCCTTGCGCACCTCCTTCTCCACCTTCTTCCACTCCACGCCGAACGGCGGGTTGGACAGCATGTAGTCGAAGCGCTTGTGCGCATGGCCATCGTCGCTGAGCGTGTTGCCGAAGACGATGTTGCTCACGTCTTGGCCCTTGATCAGCATGTCGGCCTTGCAGATGGCGTAGGACTCTGGATTCAGCTCCTGCCCATGCACTGTCAGGCGCGCGGTGGGGCTGTGCTCGGCCAGGTATTCGCCCGCCACGCTGAGCATGCCGCCGGTGCCGGCCGTAGGGTCGTACAAGGTGCGGACGGCATGGGGCTGGCTGAGCGCCGCATCGTCCTCAATGAAGATCAGGTTGACCATGAGGCGGATCACCTCACGGGGGGTGAAATGCTCGCCGGCGGTCTCGTTGCTCAACTCGGCGAACTTGCGAATGAGTTCCTCGAACACATGCCCCATCTGCGTATTGCTCACCTTGTCGGGGTGCAGGTCGACGTTGGCGAACTTTTCGGCCACGTGGTACAGCAGCCTGGCCTTGGCCAAGCGGTCGATCTGGGCCTGGAACTCGAAGCGCTCGAACACGTCGCGCACCGCCGGCGAGAAGCCCTGGATGTAACGGTACAGGTTCTGAGCGATGTGGTCGGCGTCGCCCAGCAGTGTCTTCATGTCCAGGTCGCTGTCGTTGTAGAAGCTCTGGCCGGACTTGCGCAGCAGGAACTGCTCCGGCGGCAGTTTCTTGGCCGCCAGCGCCTTTTTCTCGGCCAGCACGGCGGCCTTGGTGGACGCCAGCACGCAGTCGAGGCGGCGTAGCACGGTGAAAGGCAGGATGACCTTGCCGTAGTCGGATTGCCTGTAATCGCCGCGCAGCAGGTCGGCGACCGACCAGAGGAAGGCGGAGAGGGTTTGTTGGTTCATATGGGAGGCAGGGAAGCGCGCCGAGTTTAGCCACCGTTCAGCCAGGACGCCGGTGCAGGTTTCGGGCACCAGGCACCGCTGGCCCGGACGCTCCGACCAAGGTGGCAGGCAGCGTCCGACATCGCGCGACTGCGCCCGGGCCTAAGGTACTGGGTTTGCAGGAGCCAGCCATGAGCAAGGAACAGAACGAACGCAGCCTCAGCCAGCCCGACGAGGCAGCGCAGGCTCCGGCCCGGGCCCGCCTGGTCGAAGTCGCCCGCTTCGAGCACCAGGTGACGGGCGTCACGGCGGCGCGCGACGGCCGCATCTTCGTCAACTTCCCGCGCTGGACCGAGGACGCACCCGTCTCCGTGGCCGAGCTGCTGCCGGGCGGGGGCCTGCGGGCCTACCCCGACGAGCGCTGGAACGCCTGGCGCAACAGCCTCAAGGACCAGATGAGCCCGGCCGAGCACTGGGTCTGCGTGCAAAGCGTGGTGGCCGACCACGAGGGCCACCTCTGGGTGCTGGACCCCGCCGCCCCGGCACAGGAGCGGGTGGTTTCCGGCGGCCCCAAGCTGGTGAAGATCGACACCACTTCCGACCGCGCGGTGCAGACCATCGCCTTCGACGAGTCCGTCGCGCCGCAGGGCAGCTACCTCAACGACGTGCGCTTCAGCCTCGATCGCCGGCACGCCTTCATCACCGACTCCGGCGCCCAGGGTGCCCTGGTGGTGGTGGACCTGCGCGCCGGCACCGCCCGCCGCGTGCTGGACGGCCACCCCAGCACGCAGACCGAGAAGGACGTGCAGATCAAGGCCGACGGCCAGGTGCTGCGCCGGCCGGACGGCCGCGGGGTGGAGTTCTCGGCCGACGGCATCGCCCTCTCGCCGGACGGCGAATGGCTGTACTGGCAGGCGATCAAGGGCCGCACCCTGTACCGGGTGCCGACCCGCGTGCTGGTGGACGGCGCCCAGGCGCCCGACGCAGTGGCCGCCCAGGTGCAGCGGGTGGGCGAGAACGGGCCGGCCGACGGCCTGCTGATCGACCCGCAGGGCCGCATGTACATCAGCGCCGTCGAGGAGCACGCCATCAAGGTCCGCGAAGGCGACCAGGTGCGCGTGCTGGTGCGGGACCCGCAGCTGGTCTGGCCCGACACCTTTGCCATGGGGCCGCAGGGCGAGGTGTACGTGACGGACTCGCACATCCCCGACATGCAGTGGTTCAAGCCGGGGCAGCCCATCGCGGTGCCTACGGCGCTGTACCGCATCGAGGGCTGATGAGGCAGGACCGCGCCAGCCCTTAAGATGGAGAGCCCGCAGTTACTGTTGAGTTGACCGTGGGCACCACGTCGTCCGCGGCCCTCGATGGATCCCAGCACCTCCACCAGCCTCGATGCCCAGCGCAAGCTGGATGCGCTCTTGAACAACGCCAGCGTCGCCATCTTCATGATGG is from Ramlibacter tataouinensis TTB310 and encodes:
- a CDS encoding GIY-YIG nuclease family protein, whose product is MMLNAPTPRPQTIQIFLPHGDPRGIRVGEITTRIVQVIEVPRKLLPEFARMPESQQVALYFLFGGADDGAEPRVYIGQTGDLRARLAAHHRDKEFWERALVLVSRTNSLTNTHALFLEWFCVQHARQAGRYRDENGNAGSRPHTPAPLEADCLEIFDTGRTLLATLGFPLFEPVAKPSPMGGTEDEEFVCTANGTQGRGLYTEEGFVVLTGSVGRRESVPSIVGTAGGRLRERLLESGVMEAHGDTVVFRRDHLFRSPSMAALALLGRTNNGWLEWKTRDGRTLDAVKRQVPLTSSGAAEARNDAAGRVTAFRGAGKGGSVDSLLADRAADRSGEP
- a CDS encoding restriction endonuclease subunit S; the protein is MTFPRYPKYKDSGVAWLGEVPAHWEVGPLKRLLDIQNGADHKHVEREEGFPVIGSGGPFAWASDYLYDGESVLLGRKGTIDRPLYVTGKFWTVDTMYWTKIAPGVNGRFAYYSALKIPFDYYSTSTALPSMTKALLNAHITPVPPFPEQEGIASFLDRETAKIDVLVDEQEKLIALLKEKRQAVISHAVTKGLDPTASMKDSGLLWLGEVPVHWKINRLKFVASVQTGIAKGKDNVGKDTVLVPYLRVANVQAGRLALDDVATIELPRADLQRYLLREGDVLMNEGGDFDKLGRGHIWRGEIENCVHQNHVFAVRPKEVSSEWLSAVTGSDYAQFYFMTRSKQSTNLASISSTNLMELPVVLPPVNEQALILKFIEDQNCRLDVLSNNAIAAIYLLQERRAALISAAVTGQIDVRQAVPAELEPA
- a CDS encoding type I restriction-modification system subunit M, with protein sequence MNQQTLSAFLWSVADLLRGDYRQSDYGKVILPFTVLRRLDCVLASTKAAVLAEKKALAAKKLPPEQFLLRKSGQSFYNDSDLDMKTLLGDADHIAQNLYRYIQGFSPAVRDVFERFEFQAQIDRLAKARLLYHVAEKFANVDLHPDKVSNTQMGHVFEELIRKFAELSNETAGEHFTPREVIRLMVNLIFIEDDAALSQPHAVRTLYDPTAGTGGMLSVAGEYLAEHSPTARLTVHGQELNPESYAICKADMLIKGQDVSNIVFGNTLSDDGHAHKRFDYMLSNPPFGVEWKKVEKEVRKEHEQQGYNGRFGPGLPRVSDGSMLFLLHLLSKMRPAAEGGSRFGIVLNGSPLFTGGAGSGESEIRRYVLENDLLEAIVGLPTDMFYNTGISTYVWIVGNRKPAQRRGKVQLIDASGMWQKMRKSLGSKRRELSDAHIDRITRLFGNFEEARDESGKPISRIFKNEDFGYRTITVERPLKDEQGRRVLGERGKLKGKPQPDAALRDTENVPLTEDVEAYFQREVLPHAPDAWIDEDKTKVGYEIPFNRHFYVFKPPRPLAEIDAELKQTTDRILEMIKGLSA
- a CDS encoding L-dopachrome tautomerase-related protein, with product MSKEQNERSLSQPDEAAQAPARARLVEVARFEHQVTGVTAARDGRIFVNFPRWTEDAPVSVAELLPGGGLRAYPDERWNAWRNSLKDQMSPAEHWVCVQSVVADHEGHLWVLDPAAPAQERVVSGGPKLVKIDTTSDRAVQTIAFDESVAPQGSYLNDVRFSLDRRHAFITDSGAQGALVVVDLRAGTARRVLDGHPSTQTEKDVQIKADGQVLRRPDGRGVEFSADGIALSPDGEWLYWQAIKGRTLYRVPTRVLVDGAQAPDAVAAQVQRVGENGPADGLLIDPQGRMYISAVEEHAIKVREGDQVRVLVRDPQLVWPDTFAMGPQGEVYVTDSHIPDMQWFKPGQPIAVPTALYRIEG